A single Bernardetia sp. DNA region contains:
- a CDS encoding cbb3-type cytochrome c oxidase N-terminal domain-containing protein, with protein sequence MKQKIYNLFNQKNIPKKKLAFLTMVFFLMSQNSFSQDTSGISTDFTPLELGVVILTTITLFIVILVLMASISIYNHSKYVLRLDRIAKGEVVEEETESFTEWFWKKFNAAKPERAVLMNHDYDGIQELDNDLPPWWKYGFYLTIVMGVIYLYVYANGIALDSPKEYEVAVQEGNILKAQYLADMANAINENNVELADVAGVTKGMSIYAKKCKTCHGGKAEGLSGPNLTDEYWLHGGDIRSVYKTIKYGVTSKGMIAWQDQLSPQEIQQVASFVLSLQGSNPPNAKDPQGEKYEPIKE encoded by the coding sequence ATGAAACAGAAAATATATAATCTATTCAATCAAAAAAATATACCCAAAAAGAAACTTGCTTTTCTAACAATGGTATTTTTCTTAATGTCCCAAAACAGTTTTTCACAAGACACAAGTGGAATTTCTACTGATTTCACTCCTTTAGAACTAGGTGTTGTCATCCTAACAACGATTACACTTTTTATAGTCATATTGGTCTTGATGGCTAGTATTTCTATATATAATCATAGTAAATATGTTCTTAGGCTAGATAGAATAGCTAAAGGCGAAGTGGTGGAAGAAGAAACAGAGTCCTTTACTGAATGGTTTTGGAAAAAGTTTAATGCTGCCAAACCTGAAAGAGCCGTTCTGATGAATCACGATTACGATGGTATTCAAGAACTAGACAACGACCTACCACCGTGGTGGAAATATGGTTTCTATCTGACTATCGTCATGGGAGTTATTTATCTCTATGTCTATGCAAATGGAATTGCTCTAGATTCTCCTAAAGAATATGAGGTAGCCGTACAAGAAGGAAATATTTTGAAAGCTCAATATTTGGCAGACATGGCAAATGCCATCAATGAAAATAATGTAGAGCTGGCTGATGTAGCAGGTGTTACAAAAGGAATGAGCATTTATGCCAAAAAATGTAAAACCTGTCACGGAGGAAAGGCAGAAGGACTTTCAGGCCCTAACCTTACCGATGAGTATTGGTTGCACGGTGGCGATATTCGTTCGGTATATAAAACTATCAAGTATGGTGTTACTTCAAAAGGTATGATAGCTTGGCAAGACCAGCTCTCACCTCAAGAAATACAGCAAGTAGCTAGTTTTGTTTTGTCATTGCAGGGTTCTAACCCACCGAATGCAAAAGACCCACAAGGCGAGAAATACGAACCTATAAAAGAATAG
- a CDS encoding cbb3-type cytochrome c oxidase subunit 3: protein MYKDVARAIEGIDIYPIMGVIIFFSVFVIMLVNVYSAKKSNVAHWESLPLEDATSNSFTPNTHTNETENI from the coding sequence ATGTATAAAGACGTAGCAAGAGCCATTGAAGGTATTGATATTTATCCAATTATGGGCGTGATAATTTTCTTTTCTGTCTTTGTGATAATGCTTGTCAATGTCTATTCGGCTAAAAAATCAAATGTAGCACACTGGGAAAGCCTTCCCTTAGAAGACGCTACTTCTAATTCATTTACTCCAAATACCCATACAAATGAAACAGAAAATATATAA
- the ccoN gene encoding cytochrome-c oxidase, cbb3-type subunit I — protein sequence MENQTSNQITQESPPKKKKWEGLELEHFSYDNTIVRNFAYATTFWGVVGMLVGLLAALQMAHPMFNFTEYFTFGRVRAVHTNAVIFAFVGNGIFMGVYYALPRLCKARMFSDLLSKIHFWGWQMIIVFAALTLFLGYNTAKEYAELEWPLDIAIALIWVVFGVNMMGTIIKRREQHLYVAIWFFIATFVTVAVLHIVNSMEYPVSLTKSYSLYAGVQDALVQWWYGHNAVAFFLTTPYLGLMYYFVPKAANRPVYSYRLSIIHYWALIFIYIWAGPHHLLYTALPDWAQWLGTVFSLMLIAPSWGGMLNGLLTLRGAWDKVRENPVLKFMVVALTSYGMATFEGPMLSFKNVNAISHYTDWTIAHVHVGALGWNGFLTFGMIYWLMPRLFSTNLFSKKLANVHFWIGTLGILFYAIPIYWAGWTQSLMWKEFTPAGFLKYEFLETVTQILPMYYMRAFGGLLYVIGVLIMIYNIYQTIQQGKFVPEEKASAPAIKVQEKEKGGHWHSWIEKRPIQLLFWSTVAILIGGIIEFVPTFLIRSNVPTIAAVKPYTPLELEGRDLYIRENCAVCHSQMIRPFRDETERYGDYSKAGEFVYDRPFLWGSKRTGPDLQREGGKMPDSWHFNHMYDPQSTSPGSIMPAYYWLIENQLNTSLTERKIKAMQALGVPYPKGFEKEVHEDMAKQAAEIQERLAKDNIQVKSDREIIAMIAYLQRLGTDVKKVAPQYLPKK from the coding sequence ATGGAAAATCAAACCTCCAATCAAATCACACAAGAAAGTCCTCCTAAAAAGAAAAAATGGGAAGGCTTAGAGCTAGAGCATTTTTCTTATGACAATACGATTGTTAGAAATTTTGCTTATGCGACTACGTTTTGGGGTGTTGTCGGAATGCTTGTTGGCTTACTGGCAGCCCTTCAAATGGCTCATCCAATGTTCAATTTTACCGAATACTTTACCTTTGGGCGTGTTCGTGCTGTGCATACAAATGCCGTAATCTTTGCTTTTGTAGGAAATGGTATTTTTATGGGCGTATATTATGCACTTCCTCGTCTGTGTAAGGCTCGTATGTTTAGTGATTTGCTTAGTAAAATTCACTTTTGGGGTTGGCAAATGATTATCGTTTTTGCTGCCTTGACATTATTTTTAGGTTACAATACAGCAAAAGAATATGCCGAATTAGAATGGCCTTTAGATATTGCGATTGCGCTTATTTGGGTGGTTTTTGGTGTCAATATGATGGGAACAATCATCAAGCGTAGAGAACAACATCTTTACGTAGCGATTTGGTTCTTCATAGCTACTTTCGTTACAGTAGCAGTTCTACACATTGTAAATTCAATGGAATATCCTGTTTCACTTACTAAAAGTTATTCGCTTTACGCAGGAGTTCAAGATGCACTCGTTCAATGGTGGTACGGACACAATGCTGTGGCGTTCTTCCTCACAACACCGTATTTGGGTTTGATGTATTACTTCGTTCCTAAAGCAGCTAACCGTCCTGTTTATTCATATCGTCTTTCCATTATTCACTATTGGGCATTAATTTTTATCTACATTTGGGCAGGTCCTCACCACTTGCTTTATACAGCGTTGCCAGACTGGGCGCAATGGTTAGGAACAGTCTTTTCATTGATGCTCATTGCTCCGTCTTGGGGTGGTATGCTCAACGGACTTCTTACTTTGCGTGGTGCTTGGGATAAAGTACGTGAAAACCCTGTATTGAAATTTATGGTAGTCGCTCTTACTTCTTATGGTATGGCTACTTTTGAAGGACCAATGCTTTCTTTTAAAAATGTAAATGCAATTAGTCATTACACAGACTGGACAATTGCTCACGTACACGTTGGCGCATTAGGTTGGAACGGCTTTCTTACATTTGGAATGATTTATTGGCTGATGCCTCGCCTATTTAGTACTAATCTTTTCTCTAAAAAACTAGCTAACGTTCACTTCTGGATTGGTACATTAGGAATTTTGTTCTATGCTATTCCGATTTACTGGGCAGGTTGGACACAAAGTTTGATGTGGAAAGAGTTTACACCTGCTGGCTTCTTGAAATATGAGTTTTTAGAAACCGTTACTCAGATTTTACCAATGTATTATATGCGTGCATTTGGTGGCTTGTTGTATGTAATTGGTGTCTTGATTATGATTTATAATATTTATCAGACCATTCAACAAGGAAAATTTGTTCCAGAAGAAAAAGCCTCTGCTCCAGCTATCAAGGTTCAAGAAAAAGAAAAAGGAGGACACTGGCACTCTTGGATTGAAAAACGTCCAATACAACTTTTGTTTTGGAGTACAGTAGCGATTCTTATTGGTGGAATTATAGAATTTGTTCCTACATTTTTGATTCGTTCAAATGTTCCGACGATTGCAGCCGTGAAGCCTTACACGCCTTTAGAATTGGAAGGAAGAGACTTGTATATCCGTGAAAACTGTGCTGTTTGTCATTCTCAAATGATACGACCTTTCAGAGATGAAACCGAACGCTACGGAGATTACTCTAAAGCAGGTGAGTTTGTCTATGACCGTCCGTTCTTGTGGGGTTCTAAACGTACAGGGCCAGATTTGCAGCGTGAGGGTGGAAAAATGCCAGACTCTTGGCACTTCAACCACATGTACGACCCTCAATCTACTTCACCTGGTTCGATTATGCCAGCCTATTATTGGCTGATTGAAAATCAGTTAAATACATCTCTTACCGAGAGAAAAATAAAAGCTATGCAAGCGTTGGGCGTACCATATCCAAAAGGATTTGAAAAAGAAGTTCATGAGGATATGGCAAAACAGGCAGCTGAAATACAGGAACGATTGGCAAAAGATAATATTCAAGTCAAATCTGACCGAGAAATTATTGCAATGATTGCCTATCTGCAACGTTTGGGGACAGATGTAAAGAAAGTTGCTCCTCAATATTTGCCTAAAAAATAA
- the ccoS gene encoding cbb3-type cytochrome oxidase assembly protein CcoS, with the protein MQVLIILVVCSLVVALGFLAAFFWSVKDNQYEDTYTPSMRILFDDTYSDSETGENNTTEHLN; encoded by the coding sequence ATGCAAGTGCTGATAATTTTGGTCGTGTGTAGTTTGGTCGTGGCATTAGGCTTTTTGGCTGCTTTTTTTTGGTCAGTCAAAGACAACCAATACGAAGACACTTACACACCAAGTATGCGAATTTTATTTGACGATACATATAGCGATTCCGAAACAGGAGAAAATAACACAACCGAACATCTCAACTAA
- a CDS encoding DUF2179 domain-containing protein yields the protein MENWFSQNWDWIFGYIILPFLIFLARLTDVSLSTLRIVLVTMGRRNIAPIIGFVEAFIWLLAIGQIMQNLNNVMSYLAYATGFAMGNYLGIYLEQRIALGMAMVRIITSRTATNLTEALKNSNYRFTHVEAEGKHGEVSILFSVVKRKELTKFIKLIQKHNPNAFYTVENIRFVNDTDVISDTQTGTFARIVQKVQKLRK from the coding sequence ATGGAAAACTGGTTTTCTCAAAACTGGGACTGGATATTTGGTTATATTATTTTGCCTTTTTTGATTTTTTTGGCGAGGCTAACCGATGTTAGTCTTTCTACCTTACGTATTGTGCTAGTAACAATGGGCAGGCGCAATATTGCTCCCATAATTGGTTTTGTAGAGGCGTTTATATGGCTTTTGGCTATCGGACAAATTATGCAAAACTTAAATAATGTAATGTCGTACTTGGCGTATGCAACAGGTTTTGCAATGGGAAATTATCTAGGGATTTACTTGGAACAGCGTATAGCCTTAGGAATGGCAATGGTCAGAATTATTACTAGCCGAACAGCCACTAATTTAACAGAAGCTCTGAAAAACTCTAATTATCGTTTTACACATGTGGAAGCAGAAGGAAAACATGGCGAAGTAAGTATTCTTTTTTCAGTGGTCAAACGAAAGGAACTTACCAAGTTTATCAAGCTCATTCAAAAGCATAACCCCAACGCTTTCTATACTGTTGAAAACATTCGATTTGTGAATGATACAGATGTTATTTCAGATACACAAACAGGTACGTTTGCACGTATTGTTCAAAAAGTACAGAAGTTGAGAAAGTAA
- a CDS encoding heavy metal translocating P-type ATPase, whose amino-acid sequence MATLAAPPPAEAAQKAKEVKENHACFHCGDKCPPKPILYDEKAFCCSGCQTVYSILSQNGLESYYALEKAGISPKLNQNPEQFAYLDNQELIAQLVDFTDGNFTRITFNLPQIHCASCVWLLEKLPHLFEGVQDSKVNFLRREANVSFYADKISLRKLVEALSSLGYTPDLKLESKNKKKKNTLPPNFLLRLGVAGFCFGNLMLLSFPEYLGLPIAEDEFPRFFGYLNILLSLPVLLFSGANYFKDAFYALRHKTLNFDVPIALGISALFGRSIYEILSHTGAGYLDSLAALIFLLLIGQWFQRRTFDSISFERDYQSYFPLAALLETEEDHQKIIRSVSLSDLKIEDIVIVKNGQLIPADGELLEGKAQIDYSFVSGETKPIEAKQGERLYAGGRQWGEPLRIKLLKTVSQSYLMQLWNNEAFDKDNNHLLKNLTQRWGRNFTVFVLVVAFSSAGYWLYAAGWEAAINVFTSVLIVACPCALALNAPFAFGNARQILAKHLFFLKNTDAIEGLATKKAHLVFDKTGTLTTSTPKAIWKSLEPSTTDLEIEEKQILAALSSASLHPVSKAIYEAVSDFGEGIMYDFEEKIGFGIEAKTRQQNQETIWKIGNAAFVNYEAEHQKDKNSKVFVSKNDIVKGYFELSNPLRKDIFVLLDDFKKQNFNLSLLSGDNDFEKLRFVDIFGTKNLHFNQKPIDKLSFLRKLTSQNTESVFMIGDGLNDAGALKQSDFGIAISEHQEQFSPACDAILRAEALPKLARFMKYARQTINVVRFGLVVSLCYNLVGLSFAVSGTLSPLVAAILMPLSSVSVVGLGVFLTWFLSRKL is encoded by the coding sequence ATGGCAACACTAGCAGCACCTCCACCAGCAGAAGCAGCTCAAAAGGCAAAAGAAGTAAAAGAAAACCACGCTTGTTTTCATTGTGGCGACAAATGTCCTCCTAAGCCTATTTTATACGATGAAAAGGCGTTTTGCTGTTCGGGCTGTCAAACGGTGTATAGTATTCTTTCTCAAAACGGACTAGAAAGTTATTATGCTCTTGAAAAAGCTGGAATTTCTCCCAAACTCAATCAAAATCCAGAACAATTTGCGTATTTAGACAATCAAGAACTGATTGCCCAGTTAGTAGATTTTACCGATGGAAATTTTACTCGTATTACATTTAATCTACCTCAGATTCATTGTGCTTCTTGTGTGTGGCTATTGGAAAAACTACCTCATCTTTTTGAAGGCGTACAGGATTCTAAAGTCAATTTTTTGAGAAGGGAAGCGAATGTTAGTTTTTATGCTGATAAAATTTCCCTTCGAAAGCTCGTCGAAGCTCTTTCTTCGTTGGGCTACACGCCAGATTTAAAATTAGAATCTAAAAACAAGAAGAAAAAAAACACACTACCTCCTAATTTTTTACTGCGTTTGGGAGTGGCTGGATTTTGTTTTGGAAACTTGATGCTACTTAGTTTTCCTGAATATTTGGGTCTGCCGATTGCAGAAGACGAGTTTCCTCGTTTTTTTGGTTACTTGAATATTTTACTTTCTCTGCCTGTGTTGCTTTTTAGTGGGGCAAATTATTTTAAAGATGCTTTTTATGCTCTACGACACAAAACATTAAACTTTGACGTACCGATTGCACTTGGTATTTCGGCTCTTTTTGGGCGAAGTATCTATGAGATTTTGAGCCACACAGGCGCAGGATATTTAGATTCTTTGGCTGCTCTTATCTTTTTACTTCTGATAGGACAATGGTTTCAACGCCGAACCTTTGATAGTATTTCTTTTGAAAGAGATTACCAGTCTTATTTTCCTTTGGCTGCTCTTTTAGAAACGGAAGAAGACCATCAAAAAATTATAAGGTCAGTTTCTTTGTCTGATTTGAAGATAGAGGATATTGTTATTGTAAAAAACGGACAGCTTATCCCAGCTGATGGAGAACTTTTGGAGGGAAAGGCACAGATAGATTATAGCTTTGTGAGTGGGGAAACCAAACCCATAGAGGCAAAACAAGGCGAACGCCTCTATGCAGGGGGAAGGCAGTGGGGCGAACCGTTGCGTATAAAACTTCTCAAAACCGTTTCACAAAGTTATTTGATGCAACTTTGGAACAATGAAGCCTTTGACAAAGACAATAATCATTTACTCAAAAACCTAACACAGCGTTGGGGTAGAAATTTTACCGTTTTTGTACTTGTAGTGGCGTTTTCTAGTGCTGGATATTGGCTTTATGCAGCAGGTTGGGAGGCTGCAATTAATGTTTTCACTTCGGTCTTGATTGTGGCTTGTCCGTGTGCATTGGCTTTGAATGCTCCTTTTGCCTTCGGAAATGCTAGACAGATTTTGGCAAAACATCTCTTTTTCTTAAAAAATACAGATGCCATTGAAGGATTGGCAACGAAAAAAGCTCATTTAGTTTTTGATAAAACTGGAACACTTACTACCTCTACACCAAAAGCCATTTGGAAATCATTAGAACCATCGACAACAGACTTAGAAATAGAAGAAAAACAAATTTTGGCAGCTCTTTCTTCAGCTTCTTTGCATCCAGTCAGTAAAGCAATCTATGAAGCTGTTTCTGATTTTGGAGAGGGAATAATGTATGACTTTGAGGAAAAAATAGGCTTTGGAATTGAAGCAAAAACAAGACAACAGAATCAAGAAACTATATGGAAAATTGGAAATGCAGCTTTTGTAAATTATGAAGCAGAACATCAAAAGGATAAAAATTCAAAAGTTTTTGTAAGTAAAAACGATATCGTAAAAGGCTATTTTGAGCTTTCTAATCCTTTGCGTAAAGATATTTTTGTTTTGTTGGATGATTTTAAAAAACAAAATTTCAATCTCTCTTTACTTTCTGGTGATAACGACTTTGAAAAACTTCGTTTTGTAGATATTTTTGGAACAAAAAATCTTCATTTCAATCAAAAACCAATAGACAAACTTAGTTTTCTTAGAAAATTAACATCTCAAAACACAGAATCTGTCTTTATGATTGGCGATGGCTTAAATGATGCAGGAGCGTTGAAACAATCTGACTTTGGTATTGCGATAAGCGAACACCAAGAACAATTTTCTCCTGCTTGTGATGCCATTTTGAGAGCTGAAGCCTTACCAAAACTAGCTAGGTTTATGAAATATGCTCGCCAAACAATAAATGTGGTGCGTTTTGGGCTTGTAGTTTCGCTATGTTATAATTTGGTCGGACTTAGTTTCGCTGTAAGTGGTACACTATCTCCTTTAGTAGCTGCTATCTTGATGCCTCTTTCTTCTGTGAGTGTGGTGGGTTTGGGAGTGTTTCTGACTTGGTTTTTGAGTAGAAAGCTTTAA
- a CDS encoding S41 family peptidase: protein MYKTILAVLLTILLSNISLAQVNEKEIEADLQQMINDISDYYVYLEDKNIELSCIEKNYKEKIKNIKTKTDVILLFENLLNEFYDSHLILNTNTKSSYRLYSPIYATFQNEKAIITNVWQTELENIPKDIIETQIQKINGIEIEKVIASFPTHCQDKKNPKVREWILNKILAGKYNEPRILTLQAKNNSIIHLDLDTLQTKKYTTLADSYKKNNIGVIKINNSLGNNNLIEVFDSLINQLMDTDGLIIDLRNTVDGGNSYVARAIMGRFINSSQPYQVHELEEQYDGKTKVDRKWVEYVNPRENQYKKQVVVLVGRWTGSMGEGITIGFDAMQRGSIVGTEMERLAGEMSYFPFQDQNFGYRLSVAKLSHTNGTPRENYVPTKYVRQTTTQIDETLQEAIKLLKK, encoded by the coding sequence ATGTACAAAACTATTCTAGCAGTTCTGCTCACCATTCTGTTATCTAACATTTCACTAGCACAGGTAAATGAGAAAGAAATTGAAGCTGATTTACAGCAGATGATAAATGATATTTCAGATTATTATGTTTATTTAGAAGATAAAAATATAGAATTATCGTGTATAGAAAAAAATTATAAAGAAAAGATTAAGAACATCAAAACTAAGACAGATGTCATCTTGCTGTTTGAGAATTTGTTGAATGAGTTCTACGATAGTCATCTTATTTTAAATACAAACACAAAATCTTCTTATCGTTTGTACTCTCCTATTTACGCTACTTTTCAAAACGAAAAAGCGATTATTACGAATGTATGGCAAACTGAATTAGAAAATATACCTAAAGATATAATTGAAACTCAAATACAAAAAATCAATGGTATTGAGATAGAAAAAGTAATAGCTAGTTTTCCTACTCATTGCCAAGACAAAAAGAACCCTAAGGTAAGAGAATGGATACTCAATAAAATACTAGCAGGAAAATACAATGAACCAAGAATACTTACACTACAAGCAAAAAATAATTCTATCATACATCTTGATTTAGATACACTTCAAACAAAAAAATATACTACTCTAGCAGATAGTTACAAAAAAAACAACATAGGAGTTATCAAGATAAATAACTCGTTAGGCAACAATAATCTCATTGAAGTATTTGATAGTTTGATCAATCAATTAATGGATACAGACGGTCTAATTATAGACCTTAGAAATACTGTTGATGGAGGAAACTCATACGTTGCTCGTGCTATTATGGGAAGATTTATCAATAGTTCACAACCTTATCAAGTGCATGAGTTGGAAGAGCAGTACGATGGCAAAACAAAAGTAGATAGAAAATGGGTAGAATATGTAAACCCAAGAGAAAACCAGTACAAAAAACAAGTTGTAGTTTTGGTAGGAAGATGGACAGGAAGTATGGGCGAAGGCATTACAATAGGTTTTGATGCTATGCAGCGAGGAAGTATTGTGGGAACAGAAATGGAACGTTTGGCTGGGGAGATGTCGTATTTTCCTTTTCAAGATCAAAATTTTGGATACAGACTATCAGTAGCAAAGTTATCTCATACAAATGGAACTCCTAGAGAGAATTATGTTCCTACAAAATATGTACGACAAACCACAACACAAATAGATGAAACGCTGCAAGAGGCAATAAAACTTCTTAAAAAGTAA
- a CDS encoding DUF3078 domain-containing protein, translating into MRYINTLSIVFLLSLFICYSVSAQDTTNVTTDGIATVPVKKVEIWKKSGSISATFSNVGLSNWAGGGQSSIALGGIFNFNATRKTEKSSWENNLLVQYGMARVGKSDFNLFKKTDDNFQFDSKYNYNLGKNWSSGTSVSFRTQMAPGYFFDRDSLGKEQQGQLISNLLSPGYLLFATGIRYETKIFSMRYSPVAAKFTFVMNDSLANIGAFGVEEGQNIRSEFGSNFDANLTYDVMENVKLTSTLNLFANYETLTQIDVNWENLIVFKINKYLTTSFATQLIYDHDVLIPQDDEEAPKRAIQFKHVLNINVGYTF; encoded by the coding sequence ATGAGATATATCAACACGCTCTCTATCGTATTTTTACTTTCTCTCTTTATTTGTTATTCTGTTTCTGCACAAGATACTACCAATGTAACAACTGACGGCATTGCTACTGTTCCTGTAAAAAAAGTAGAAATTTGGAAAAAAAGTGGTTCTATCTCTGCTACGTTTTCAAACGTAGGGTTGAGTAACTGGGCAGGAGGTGGACAAAGTTCTATTGCTTTAGGTGGAATTTTTAATTTCAATGCTACTCGCAAAACAGAAAAGTCGTCTTGGGAAAACAACCTTCTGGTGCAATATGGAATGGCAAGAGTTGGAAAAAGTGATTTCAATCTCTTTAAGAAAACAGATGATAACTTTCAGTTTGATTCAAAATATAACTACAACTTAGGTAAAAACTGGAGTAGTGGAACATCAGTAAGTTTCCGTACTCAAATGGCTCCTGGTTATTTTTTTGATAGAGATTCTTTAGGAAAAGAACAACAAGGACAGCTCATTTCAAATCTTCTTTCTCCTGGGTATTTGCTATTTGCGACAGGTATTCGTTACGAAACCAAAATTTTTAGTATGCGTTATTCGCCAGTAGCTGCTAAGTTTACTTTTGTGATGAATGATTCTTTGGCAAATATTGGAGCTTTTGGAGTAGAAGAAGGACAAAATATTCGCTCAGAATTTGGTTCTAACTTCGATGCCAACTTGACATACGATGTGATGGAAAATGTAAAACTTACCTCTACTCTCAATCTTTTTGCTAACTATGAAACACTCACACAAATAGACGTAAACTGGGAGAATCTAATTGTTTTTAAAATAAATAAATATCTTACTACCAGTTTTGCTACACAGCTTATCTACGACCACGACGTTTTGATTCCACAGGACGACGAAGAAGCACCCAAACGAGCCATTCAGTTCAAACACGTTTTGAATATTAATGTAGGTTATACTTTCTAA
- a CDS encoding DUF6438 domain-containing protein encodes MNYSKSACKGRCPVYTLKIDENQMIVFNGKEYTSVVGLIQMRLPDDAYQELQQLITESKFLETDAVGFNRPFDIPMTTLEIAKGKSSKKQIFYNQTPQDIENLVKFLDKLVIEVQSESKKK; translated from the coding sequence TTGAACTACTCAAAATCGGCGTGTAAGGGTCGCTGTCCTGTCTATACTTTAAAGATTGATGAAAACCAAATGATAGTCTTTAATGGAAAAGAATATACTTCTGTTGTTGGACTCATTCAGATGCGACTTCCAGATGATGCCTATCAAGAACTTCAACAGCTTATCACTGAAAGTAAGTTTTTAGAAACTGATGCTGTGGGTTTCAACCGTCCGTTTGATATTCCCATGACGACTTTAGAGATTGCAAAAGGGAAAAGCTCTAAAAAGCAAATTTTTTATAATCAAACTCCACAGGATATAGAGAATCTTGTCAAATTTTTAGACAAACTTGTCATTGAAGTTCAGTCGGAAAGCAAAAAGAAATAA
- a CDS encoding phosphatase PAP2 family protein, with the protein MTFLEKLDQLDKQLLLFLNGLHHPFLDDVMWYVSLKYTWIPIYLGLIFIFYKLFGVKHFWKIVVGILIAVGLSDYFASGLCKPFFERFRPSHSPEIQNLVHILRDYRGGKYGFISSHASTTFSIAWFVFLSLKRFSKKKWVKVLRYASLVWAALVAYSRVYLGVHYVGDILAGAVAGILMAWLVYWLYTLLEKRFSVSLEKTSDSFLE; encoded by the coding sequence ATGACCTTCCTAGAAAAACTAGACCAACTAGACAAACAACTTTTACTTTTTCTCAACGGACTACACCACCCTTTTTTAGATGATGTGATGTGGTACGTTTCTCTAAAATACACATGGATTCCTATTTATTTAGGACTTATTTTTATTTTTTATAAACTTTTTGGTGTAAAACATTTTTGGAAAATTGTGGTAGGGATTCTTATCGCTGTGGGATTATCTGATTATTTTGCTTCAGGGCTTTGCAAGCCGTTTTTTGAGCGTTTTCGTCCTTCTCATAGTCCAGAAATTCAAAACTTAGTGCATATTTTGAGAGATTATAGAGGTGGAAAGTATGGTTTTATCTCTTCTCATGCTTCTACTACCTTTAGCATTGCTTGGTTTGTATTTCTTTCGTTAAAGCGTTTTTCTAAAAAAAAATGGGTTAAGGTTTTGCGTTATGCTTCTCTTGTGTGGGCTGCACTTGTAGCATATTCTCGTGTGTATTTGGGAGTACATTATGTGGGTGATATTTTGGCTGGCGCAGTAGCAGGAATTTTGATGGCTTGGCTAGTTTATTGGCTGTACACACTTTTGGAAAAACGATTTTCTGTATCTTTGGAAAAAACTTCTGATAGTTTTTTGGAATAA